The Anaerolineae bacterium genome includes the window TTTACTGCGGACCCGAAGGAGATCCCGGAAATTCCCGCTGGCCAGCAGGTCGAAGCGACTATCAATATCCGGCCGGCTGAGAAGGCCGTCGCCGGTGACTATATGATCACCGTCCGGGCGAGCCCAGAGGGAGGTAGTAGCAAGTCCGCTGACTTCCGCATCATGGTGCTTACCTCCACTCTCTGGGGCATCGTAGGCGTCGCTCTGATCGCCGTCGCCGTCGGAGTCGTGGGGCTGGCCGTTGCGCGCTTCGGCCGTCGCTGAACAAGTGTCTATAACGCTGATAGGCGAGCAAAGGCATCTGCCTTTGCTCGCCTATTGGAGGTGGACCATGAGTGAGGCGGTCGTCGAGACACAAGGCCTTACCAAGCACTATGGCTCCATCGTTGCCGTAGAGAATCTAAACCTCACAGTGAGGTCCGGCGAGATCTTTGGGCTGCTTGGGCCGAATGGGTCTGGTAAGACCACGACTATCCTGATGCTTTTGGGACTCACTGAGCCGACGGCGGGTCGGGTGCGTGTGCTTGGCTTCGATCCTGCTCGCCAGCCGTTAAGCGTCAAGTCTCGCGTGGGATATCTACCCGATCAAGTGGGCTTCTACGATGAGTTGACCGCGCGCGAGAACCTCATCTATATTGCGAAGCTCAACGGCCTGCGCCGGGACGAAGCCTATCGGCGGATTGATGAGGCCTTGTCGCAGGTAAGCCTGACCGACGTGGCCGATTGGCGCGTAGGAACCTTCTCCCGGGGAATGCGCCAGCGGTTAGGCGTGGCGGAGGTGCTGATCAAGCAGCCTCAGCTCATCATCATGGACGAGCCGACAGCTGGTCTGGACCCTGAGGCGGCGCGAGAGTTCCTAGAACTCATTCGTGGGCTGAAGGCCAGAGGGATCAGCATCTTGCTCTCATCTCATTTGCTGCATCAGGTGCAGGTCGTCTGCGAT containing:
- a CDS encoding ABC transporter ATP-binding protein, whose protein sequence is MSEAVVETQGLTKHYGSIVAVENLNLTVRSGEIFGLLGPNGSGKTTTILMLLGLTEPTAGRVRVLGFDPARQPLSVKSRVGYLPDQVGFYDELTARENLIYIAKLNGLRRDEAYRRIDEALSQVSLTDVADWRVGTFSRGMRQRLGVAEVLIKQPQLIIMDEPTAGLDPEAAREFLELIRGLKARGISILLSSHLLHQVQVVCDRVGLFYRGRMALEGTVRELAQRVLGGAYRIRLEADGRVPSLEDVLRRLPGVVKVHRLEAGAYEVEARNDLRGEVARAVIEAGGRLLSLSFEEPSLDAVYARYFQEVGHAEAA